The genomic interval AGATGAGCACATACATATAGTCGTTATAATACCCCACACAatgcaaaatgaataaattatagTTTCTGGAGGACACACGTGTCTCATTGTGGTGTGGGTAACTGCAGGCAGGAATTCGACAAAATTCAAGGAGAGTGTGCATTTCCTAGTGGAATTTGAGCACCATGCATGCTGGAGGCCCCAGACACCTTGCTCTGCATGCTCACACGTGACGGTGTACAATAGCAAATGTTGACGATGACAGAAATAGCCCTGGTGACAAACATGTAATATGTCATGTTGCTCAGAGGCCACACTGACGCCAAGGTTTAGATCTTGCGTCCTTTCCTCAAGTGTGAGCTCAGTCAGGATCTCTTCTTACACTGAATAGATATTCAcagagtgctgctgctgtcaggtttGTTCTCTGGGGCTCACCTCTTACCTATTTCACAATTAGCTCATCTAATCATGCATGTCAGTTTCTACCTTGAACTtctagaaagaaaaaaaaacaacaacctacAAATAGAAACTCAAGTTTTAACATTGTGTTTTTCCCTTAGGTGCAAAATAGCCTGCCTTTCTGTTGTGTTGCCATGGAGAAGGCTTGGCTGGTGGAGTTCAGAAACGTGGGCTGCAGTTACTTCCCTCAGAGCAGAGTCGATTGCCACTACACACTGAGCTCACAGCACAACTGGGCCAGCAATGACTGGATAGGGCTCTTCAAGGTCTTGTTAACCTGATTACTGTCACAAAAATCAAGACAATAAAAAGCGTTCGTATTCAAGTGTTTGTGTaacagtgtgtgcatgtttccTTCCTCAGGTGGAATGGTCATCAGTGAAGGACTACCACACGTTTGTTTGGGCACTGGCCCCAGCTGACTATCAGGAGGGCACCGATGTCAACTGCTGTGTGCACTTCCAGGGTACTCATGCCCCTGTTTtctaattgtattttatttcccATAGTTAGCCAGAATCTATACTAGTACAGTGCTTAGATCCACACATAAAGCCTTCAGCATGAGATTGATGTTTCTGTAAATTGAATTGCTGATATACAGAGGGCTAGCAACTGATGTATTAAGTGGAGGACAATGTTAGTTTTTCCTGTCTTTAAAAAGTATTTCCACAGattcaaaaggaaaaatatCCCATGCAGAAAACAAATATCCCTCCTAGCCTGGTCTTGAACAAAGACACAGTCTCAGTCGTGGTTTGAATGCATTTCTTTAGAATGCAGGAAGTTGAATAATGAGGATGACACAGACAATGGCTCCAAGCCTGCTCCGACTACTACTCACTGGAGAGTACAGTGTTCACTCTGTCCCGTCTGTCAGTTGCAACTGATAAGTGTGATTCAGTGTGAGGAGCACATGTGCAGCAGGTGTGGCACTGACCCCTGATTTATCACCACTAACTTAAGCATACTGTCAATGTCATTCCTCATGGAAGAAGAGCAGGGTAAGGAAAGTCTAAAGAAACTGCTGATGGTTCCTTATCATCATCAATGCGGTGATTTAAAAAGAAGGTTGCCTGCACTGTGACCCAAGCTGCTGCCCTAAGTTACAATACAGCTCATAAACCTTGCTGTATGTCattcttcctgtctgttttccaTCTGGCCCTTTTACTGTACAAGTGTTGTGAAACAGGAATTCCAAGTAAATCATTCTAAACATGAAGCTAGAGCCTGTGTGAGATAAGGGTAATATTAGGTTAGCTTACTTTATGGGCTGGAGGAAGTCACGAGCAGTGGCTGGCTGCTCTCTGGTCACAGTAGGAAGCCGGAGGCAAAACATCATCTGTTCCTCTATGTTTTGTTGAGGGTGGATAAAAGGGAATcaggaatgtggagaaaaggatAAATATGATTAGGCTGGCAATTAAAAACTTTAAGTCAGTGGACAGTTTTCAAGCTAACAGTGCAAATGGTCAAGAAACCAATTCTTTAGTAGCAGTATCAATCCTAGTACACTTAAGAACTTCCTGTGAGAGACTGAAAGCATGGATAGCATCAAACAGGATGTTGATGTTTGCTTTATTACTGGATGTTTGGGTTCGATTTTATCTAATTACGTTTCATCTCTGTGGTTTCAATAGGGTACAGTAGCTCTGCTAAGTTTATAGCTTAGCACAAACATTGAACGCAACTGCAGGACTGCTTTATTCACAGGCAGCATCggaaacaaaaatacttggcTCCTTACAGCAGCTCCTTCTACAATAAAAGAGAgatttcaataaaatattaatagaGAAGAGACAGTAAGAAATatacatgtaaaatatatataaacagtTTGCATTGAACTATGTGAAAACTATTTATGTAGGTACATTTATAAATATGATTGCTATTGTTAATTGTTGTTGCTAATGTGTTTAACAAGTGAACAAATGCAGATTGCAGCAGATTGGGAAATGTTTTAGACGCTAGTGTGCTGGGCCTTACTGGGGCTAATATTAGCATTAACACATCAAGCTAGCTAATCATTGACCAAAACAGCAGGCCCTGTAAGGTCATTTCCTCTGAACAAGATCCAGTTAATTGTTTGATGTGCTGGTGGCTAGCTTGCTAATTAAACACAAGTGTACGAATGAGTCAACTGTTTAGCCATCGACAGTTGGGAGTTTGTGGTTAATGCTAACGCACGCCATATTGACACGTAACGTTATTGCACCTGACGCTCACCTGAACAAACGGAGATGAAACTTGATATTGTCATCTAACCCACAGCCAGACAGCAAACAAGTCTATCTCACGACATGTGGGCATTTGTTTTAGCTCTACAGGTGCTCGTTATGCAACTGTTGTGCTTGACTTTAGGGCATCTTCCAAATAACATGTGAAAAGTTAGCTAGCTTGACACAGGCCCGTCTACTTCGCGTTATTCTGTTCTCAGGATTCACTTTAACTGAAACGGGAACCTACTCGCAGCAAGCTGGACTTCTAGACGATATGTTAGGGTGGAAAAGGTATATTGCAGGCCGATGAAAGTGAATATAACCTGGTTAATAATGATGTAAATACCGGTGGCTAATTCCTGTTTACGTGTCTGTAACCACTATGCAGTCAAAACGGCGCCCGACGCCATGTTTTTCTCGCTCACCTGCTCAGAACTATTTGAGTGCTGTCCCTGGTGGTCGGCAGGTGAATTACTGCAAATAAATCAATGTCAGAAAGGTACAGGTAGTAAAATTTCCATTTGTAAATATGATAATTTGTGCATTCCATTTATACTGCACATAACCAGTAACATTCAGTTAATCAATGTTTATGATTCTGGATGCACAATGAATATCTCCAAAAACCCATGacttaaacattgtagagctggTGCTGTAGCTCACAAAACTGACAAGCTACTCattcacataactgcagttgtctATATGAGCAGCTTCATTGTTGGTTTCAACTTTTTAGTACCTTTTCCTGCCGAACTGGCGGCCATGTGGGTGTGGGTGACATATGTTGAGTGAGACGATTCAGTTCACTAGAACGACAAAAACTAGATAGCGTTTTACTTCAATTGTGGCAAAAtgtgactttcttgacttgAAACGTTTTCTTtcaaattgacaaacatcatcaaTTCAACATCAATTCAAGCAGGATCAGAAAAGAAAttgtctctcttcattcaccaCCATAAATAGTTTTGCTGAAACAAGGTCCCAAGGGGTCCAGGGGAAGGGCATGACTTTGGCTCTttatatcaccagagtaaccgctaattGCTGCTAATTGTGGCTGTCATTAGCTAGTATGCTCAGTTAACTGTGCAGCTAGCGCTCATATTAGCTGATACTCCCCAGACTGGGATTTCAGAGCACCgtgggagtgttggtgttgtttaacGTACAAAGTGGCTAGAGGTTAGCTGTCAACATGCCGACTCCAATAGATATCTCTTGAACACAGTACACAAACATCTTTAACATAATGCCCAAATGAttattattcacattttgttgatcattttagttcaGTACAATTCTCGTATATTGTATCTGAATTACTATTTTTCCGTGTATGTGACATTCTATAAATAGAATTAATAATATGAAGCCATATTGGATTAATTGACCAACAAGCGCAGCATTTGCAAATTCTGGTACAGAAGGTGTCTGTTTATACTTTGAAAGCTGGCTtaaaatgtacaacaaaaaacacagaacaaaaacaaagaacaatgaCATCAAACTGCTGCACCTGGGTAGAGTGGTGTAGAATAGTTAACCAAACATTTggtgtgcagttttttttttacaatttcagAGGAAGACAACACATGATAGTTCGCAGTATATGTTCCACGAGGgttcagagaggagagaaaagtcTAGTACTCTAGAACTAGAGTTCTTATAAGAGCTGAGGAATATTAAATCCTCCATCTTGGTTGACTGCATCTGAGCCTTTCTTACCATCAGCTGCACATACTACAGGTTATGAATgaattttttaaatgcaaaaatagGAAATTATCAGTTATCTGTGTTAGCCGGGATAAGCAGATCAGAATCAGCTGTATTATTACAAGTTCTGATCATCTTTAAAGGCTCCTCCAAAATAAGAGACAGTTAAATAGCCTTAAGTGTCCATAGATCCAACCTTCAGTGCTGTACAATAGAATAGGAAGCCAACTGTTTCATTGCAAATCAATTTTGAcatgatcattttttttctgccactttttAGCTTCCTACCTACCCAAGCCCAGCTCCCAAGAGTATGAGTTTGTATATATTGATGCAAAGGGGGAAGTTTGCTCCCGTAGCTCCAAATTCACTTTCTGCGCTCCGAAGCCGCTTGAGGATCTGGTGACCCTGGAGGAGGCGTCCcatggagagggagaaggcaCAGACATGTTGCTGGTGGTGCCCAGggctgagctgctgcaggtgagcaTAACAACCACAGAATATATGGACTAGATAAGGCAGTGAAGTAGAGTGTATTTTCAGTTCAGCAAAATCAATGAGTGCTGGTGAAACAATATGCTGGGGAATCAATAATGTCATTTACTGCTGTCACACAAAAATGAGAGCGCAATTATGATTCCTCATCCGCtgcctcctttctttttttctcttgtcagAGTCGGCTGGAGGAATGCCTGCGAGAGCgtgctgagctgctgcaggtgcAGGAGGCAGCAAACAGGCAGAGGGTGAAAGAGAAGGTGGAGTACAGGAGGGCGAGGGAGGCCTGTGACAGACGATGCAGAGAGCTAGAAAGCGACATTGCTgggctgcaggaggagctgaagcAGAGTcaagagaagatggaggagatggaAAGGAAACAGAAGGTGGCGTATAGAGCTAGGCAAATGACGGGGTCAGGGTAATTTGATTAGGACCAATTTGCCTGTAACCATTTCCATAGTTTTCTCTGTATCTTAGCTCTTATTCTCTGAGGAATAGTCTCTGCTTAAACAATATCCTGTCTTTGTCACTATAAAATTCAAAATAGTAAATCAATTAAATGTCTGGGTAGtgatataaaaatgttaaacataaaatatgttcAAATGTGGAGCCTGGTCTATGACATGATAAATGAATTCCTTATTATTAATTTCttatgaaaattaaaaatgccTCTGGTCTGTTAGGAGGTGCAGGCTTTAGGAGAATCACTAGCCCAGGAGAAAAGCACTTTATTGGATGCGAGGGAGGAGAGCGAAGCGCGAatcaaagagctggaggaggataTCAAAATCCTAACAGAGAGAACTGTcgaaagagagacagagttgGAAAGGTAcgacattttctttctccttcttttaGTTTGATGCGGGTGTAATGAATACTCGTCATTGTCAGTGACCGAATCTCTGTGTACAGGATGAAGGAAAGAGCAAAGAGGGCTGGAGCtcagaggaaagaagaggagagtgaaagaaagagCATGCAGGTAATTGTAAATCAGTGCATGCTGTTTATCTTAATAAAAGACAATGTCTTCATTGTTCTTATCTCCTACATCTCCTTCACTCTTCCCATCTgggtcatttattttctgtcttttagaCCAAGCTGGAACAGTCAGAGGGTGAACTCCGAAGTCTGTCTAAGGAGTTCCAGGGCCTGAGGAACTCACTGGCCCAGAGAGACACGAGTGTCCTGCAGCTCCAGAGCACCATCACTACCCTCACCCAGAAACTCACCACTGCCCACAGGAAGGAGGTCAGACATTTCTTTGGAAGTCAGATGGGACGGGTTGAAAGGACACTTCAGAATAGTACAGTATAGCTGTTGATATTTTAAGCTGTACTAGACAATTTTGCTCTCAATTTTTTAAGTGAGTCGTGTATTAAAAGTGGAGTATTTGCACCTGATACAAAAATGTATGTGCTCTCAATTGTTGAGGAGGGGATGCTTTTTTCATTGATacctttatcttgttttttaggTTGATATATGAATGTATTTCTTCATAAACGTGCTTAGCTTTTACCACGTTTTCTATCTATTGCCAGGCGGAGAGCGAGGCAACGTTGAAGGAGATGCGGAGTCTGCGAGAGCGTCTGAACGCGAGTGAGCGTGCTGCagagggcttgaaaagtgatctGAGTGTCACGATAGCGCAAAGGGATCATGGGCAGGCCGAACTGCACCAGGCTCGTCTGCAGGCAGCCCAGCTGACTCTTCAGCTTGCAGATTCCAGTCTGGCCCTGAGGGAAGGAAGAGCTCGCTGGGCTCAGGAGAGGCAGAGTCTGCAGCGCGCTGCTGAGGTAACGTGTCGCTGCAGAATAGAGAATCTGAAGCGGAAGATTTAGAACATTTGTTTTGTCGTAGAGTTTAAGTTTTTAATATAACTTTCAATATGTCTGATTAATGTTTGAGTTATGTTATTAGATGTCATATTGGTTCTGATGGCACAACTTCTGATGGCTTCGAGATGAAATTACCTCCACTGCCTGAGGTAAATATGTCATATACTGagtaaatgtgtgttgtgtatcTTATGCTAACAGAAGGACCATGAGCGTCTGGAGAAACTCAATACAGAGATGCAGAGGATGGAGGACAGGctacaggaggagaggatggaaagAGTGAAGCTGGAGGTTGAGCTTGGGAGAGAAAAGGATTGCAACCGGGTGAGAAAGACTGCTAAGAACTTACTGTAGTCATTGTTTCTTGCTAACGTGTCATTTTGTGAATTCACTTGACTGTGTTTTCAGATATTAAAACCACAGATGTATCAGGTAACAATGCACAAAACTTGAATTAACTTCTACTACTAGTAGTACTGACCTTATATTCAAGTCGAACGGGTAGTTTGATGTCATTCTTGACAAGAGTTGAATGAGAAGATCAGTACCACTCTCATATGGTCCAAAGCTCAAAGATATACATTGTATCTTGTTCATTTAAATCGAACACAAATGGAGAATAAAATGAACATGTTGTGGTTTTACAGGGATTTGTTGGTCTGGCacagtgacttcctggagtcttGTAATCCGTCTTCTTCCAGTCTTTATACTCAGCTAAGCCAATTGCCTGCTGGCTCTGACTTCACATGCAGGAATGAGAGTAGTATTGATCTTCTCGTGTTTCTGCAAGTTTCTGCAAGAAGGCGAATAAATgcattttccaaaaatgtcagattttgtCTGCTTACTACACAGTAGTCATTCTGAAGGCACACTAACTTTTAGATGGTATTGACGTGTTGTTACGTCTGGCCTGCAGGTTCAGCTGTGTGAAACCCGCAGGGAGCTCCAGGAGCTGAAGGCCAGCCTGAGGGTCGCccagaaggagaaggagcagctGCTTGCAGAGAAACAGGTCAGAAACACAGTTTGATTAGTCACAGGGGAAAAACCTGAATTTGTGCTGACAGAAAGTTTGTCCGAAAGGGGTCAAACTCAAATGATAATTGGTATTTTCACGTGTAAACACTGTGCGTGTATGGTGTCCAGGGTACTTACTTTGTGCTTTTCATTATCAACTGATAAGGTCTAATGGTGAATAAATGGCTTGTATGGATTAACAAGTAAATCCTAACTGTTTTATCCTAATCAGCTCACAACTCCAGTACTTCGCTCATTATCAGCTTTAATGTTTAGTTACGATTTGTACCTCAAGCTCGAGTACACCTGGGAATAATGATTGTATTTACAACAGCTCTgtaataattatatatttatattcgAAAGCTTACGGATGTATCATATACACGAGTACGCTGGGATCGTGAATGTCCCAGGTGTTGGGAATCTTCAGTCTGTTGTTGTCTTCTTAGTTGTTATTGTGCAATATAAATTGTTTATAGTGCAATATAAATCAGTGGATTTCAGAGCAGTCAGTGCTGCCGCTGTTAAAGTGCCTGCAGAGTTTTTGTTGGCTAACCACCATCACATTTGCCCGCTACTGGCAGAGTAGATGGtcaatgtttttaaaatcagtgtCCAGCTTAATTTTAACATCCGCCGTATGGGAGCATAGCAGCCAGTCTGTGGCACATCATAAATCAAACAACTGTTTAAAGTGGCTATTGAACAggataataatatttgtataacagcaaatgttgtgtttgtgtttttactgtgcAACCATTTTATGTGGCTTTGGCGTGAAAAAGTCAGACATGAGGGTGACGGCTGTGGTTGATGAAAGCCCTGCCCTGGTGTGTGATATGATGTCTGTATTTTCCACTACAGGAGTTGATGGAGTACATCTGTCAGCTGGAGCAGAAGATGGGAACAGTGGCCAGTGCCAAGTGGAGCGCTGCCCCGATTGCCTCCACAGGTGAATGGAGCCACACATTAATCTACTGTACGCCCTGCAGATGTGAACAATAAAAGTGTTAACTATCATTCAACAGCCACAGTAAATATTGTTCAGAATGGCCTGTGCTGAGGGCGACAGGAGCCATGCTCTGAGGAGAGGTGACTACCTTTTTCTTTGCCAATGTTTCTATCCAGCAGGGCGGCCTGGCAGTGCATTATCTGACTCCGAGGACGAGAACCCAGAGGCTCTGCAGCCCCTCCGTCCACCAAGACCTCTGGGACACTACAGCCTGTGTGAGCAGGGCGAGCCTGACTCCCTGCTCCTTGccacccctccttcctcccccagGGAAGCAGAGAGGAGCGCCGTGGTCATCAACCAGCCTGCCCCGCTGTCCTCACCACATCAGGCCGGACCCGAAACTCTGGCACACAGCTCGGATTCGGTGAGACGTGCTATCTGAGCCATTCATTGTCACCATTGTATAATTATATGTGATACTGAAAATGAGCTATGTCTTCATGCTGATAGCCATGCACACCAGTTTAACATGGGCAGTGGATCGTTTGATATAGACATTATCTCCGAGAAGCAATTAGGCTGCTGGTCTGCAAGTTATTAGACTGTAATAGCTCCTGGACAGAcgtgttaagtgtgtgtgtgtgtgtgtgtgtgtgtgtgtgtgtgtgtgtgtgtgtgtgtgtgtgttgcactcTGGTTTGAAGGAGGAGGAATCTAATCCGATTCCATGTGCAAGGCACAGCTCTGGAGAGGAGACAGCACTTCTGCTTCCTGAGCACATGGACACTGTTCTCAGGTACAACTTCCCATCCGAAAAACACATAGTCTAACAtgaatttacacacacacacactcacacacacacacacacacacttataccCATTACTTTCAAGTAACACAGGAGTAATACATTATAAATTGtcatacatttaaaatttaaactTGTAAAGGTATATGCTTTACGTATGTGCAATAACATTTTctatgatgtaaatgtaaaagtttaattttgaggagaagtttgtttctgcagtgacagaaagtAACTAAGTATCTTCGTTTTACTGAAGTACAATTTTAAAGTACTTCTACTTTACTCAAATATTTCCATTTGAAGGCTGTATGATATGGAGGAATATTCCATACAAAGTGTGGAAGACTGAACCAGTGGTTACCCACCATGTTGGCCTCTGATCACAAGCGTGTTGCCAGAACCTCTTATCATGCTCTTGACATCTATGAGTCTACATCTATGACAGTCTCCTCTAAATAACTGTTTACAGctcaaaggagaaaaaagagtccaaattttaaaaacagcaaaggTCAGAGAAAAGTCCAATTCTGAATAGATCTCCTTTACTCCATTATTCTTCTCATGACCCCTTAGATTCATCTTGAGACCCTTTAGAGGTGGCTTGACCCCTtaggttgagaaccactgtaCTAAACCAACTTTACATAAAGTTTTGAAAAGTAGATCCACCCCAACCAGTTTTAATAACAATCTAATCATATAATCTATACAGTATATTCTGTTGCACAAgaagttttacttttttaaaatatttatatataagtatatattccTGATGATACCTCTGTACTCCTATATATGTATGATATCGAATGCAGGACATTTACTTGTTATAGAGTATGTTCATGTTCTTGTAGTGGTATTTTTTAGTACATCTTCttcgttgttgtttttgctaCATTAGCACATTGTAGTATATAATGCTACAAATTATAAATACTCCATATACTACTGCTGTTCAAGCCTCTAATAGTAGAAAATAATTTGACACATGGATAAACTATTTGTCCTCCCTTAAGATATATTGTAAGATTAAGTGAAGCATGTATTGTCCCTAATGAAGGACAAGGCAGGTGACGATCAGACAGTCACAACAAGATGAAGCACAgttgaatatttaatgttcGAAAATGGAGCTTTGCATTACTGACTGCATATTAGAAGGAACATTTCTTTGAGGCCAAACAAGCCAACAAATTTCTTCCTGTCACACCGGCTGCTTTTAAACTCAAGCAATGCGTCATATTTTACGAGCTCATGCCTTGATTTGTGTGTCCAACCAAACCCTGCAAAGTAATTGGTGAACACAGCAGCGGGAGAAAttgcagtggagtaaaaagtatcaTATTTCTCCCTTAAATGTAGAAAAGTTTCTAGGAATGGACAGAGGAAGTACTTGTACTCAAATATGGTACTTGAGTAATCCCttattagttacattccaccctCTGGTCTCCAACAGAAATGGTTTCACACTATGAATCCAGAGTTTGctaatgcacacagacacaagcgACCAATTATTTATGGTGACAGGGTGAGTATGGCTGGAAGATGGAAGTTTTGAATATGTGGTCGTAAAAGAAGTTGAGTCAGGGTGAGGCGGGGGGAGACCGAGCTTGGGCGTGGGAGGGGCGAGATGGGAGGACAAGGGGACAGATAAGTTGACAGCAAGCTGTAGCGATGATTTACCTGAGGGGTGTACCGCAGTCACGGGCCAATTTTCAGCATCATTAaagccctctctctcccactcagTCACTCCTTCAGCCTAACCTCCTCTTTCAAGCagaatgtgtgtttctttcacttttttcccgcacacgcacaaacactcTGCTTTGTGTCCTCCTCCAGTGATCTGGCTGACACCTCGCTATGGTAACCAGTGGACGTCCAGTCGTGGCGAGCGATcaaaaaggagaggagaagagggggggGCTTTTCTTGGAGTTAATGCGGTTTCTTCCACTAACAAGCACATATACAGCTCACACACTACACAGACAAAATGTTAATATGCAATTTACATCGTATCTGCCGTGATCCTTGGTTTTTTCCCTCCTATACTGTTGTGTTATTGCCctagctgttttattttttttgttgttgttgttgttgttgttgttgttaggaATGACATAATGCTTGCGGTGGCAGGCGAACACCGTGTTTATGAGTGACATAAGACTGTTGCACAGTTTTAGGCATGGGGCGTCTGAGAGTAGCAGAATGATTTCTGTCGAATCACAGCGATGTCAAGAGCTTTACGACGGATGTTATGTCGTTTTTATGACATTTGTGATTAGGAGTCATGACAGGCACTGTAATTATGATGTTTTGTGCAGGCCCGGCTCCGCTGGAAATCATGGCAAAACTCTCGCCCCGGCATTAAATTCTCCACAGCAGCTTTTTCGAACACTATTCATGACATGGCATAAAGTAATGATACAGCGTCACGCTAGAATTATATTGCAGCAATGTAGGTCTATGACATCATATTTCTCCTCCATTTACTCAGAGCTAAGGTTTGATATGCACTTTCTTGTTCGCATTAGCAGTGGATTGGTGTCACGCAGATGCAGTTGAAGAGATTTAGCGACACTTTAAGACGGACGAGCGTTCGGAATAGAAAGCTTATTGAGCAGATTGCGTTTAAAGTCTATTAAGATAGGTGCCAGATGCAACTTTCTACTTCAGTAACTtcatatcatcattattataaaATTAATGCTCATAAGCTTTTCACTGTAGATCAGCTGCAGTTTTTACTTGCTAGAATTTACGTTTCATGGTTATTAAAATGAGACGCTAATTTACTAGCTCGCGATTTGAATATTCACTGTTGCTCTTTGTTACAGTTTGTATTGTACAGACATTTTATCTCACACCCGTGCAGTTCTAAATTTGTGcctaaaataatgaaaaaagagaGTCAAAGAAAATCATCTTTATAGATCCTGACATCATGACATGGTGTTGGTATTTTCCCCTTAGCCCTTTGGCAATATACTGCCTAGTAAAAAATTGCTGCCTACCTTTTAATCAATACTGTATgcatttttcatgatttttctATTTATAATTAACTTGAGTTATGCTGCAATGAAACTATATTCAGGTTTAGTTTAAACTAGGCGTTTCTCACACAACTCTTTGTGCAATGTGTGGCAAAGTTTTTCCATGCTTGGCTTCAGAAGATTTGCTAGGACACTTTGATGCTTGATTTTATCTGCTGTATTTGCACCCTATTTTTACTAGAGAAGAGTTTTTAGATGAAAAAGTTGATATATGGATACTTTACAATGTGTGTCCTTTCACCATTATCCTAATCATTaccagtgtgtgttgtgtttactcATATTTTATCtacactttgtgtttttatcatctttttcCAACTTCTTGCTTTGATATCTGAGTTGTATTGTTGCAAGATATTGGTGCTAATGAACGGGAATGATACCAGTGTGTGGAGAAAGAAATGGATTATATGAAAGGATTAAATGTCTGTCCAACCTCTCATTTACCTTGTGTCACTAGGTATTCTGGTGTTGCAGTGCATGTACCTTATATAGAAGTAGGGATGTTTTGAGGAGCCTGGTATTTTTTCCCAGAAGATAGCACACTACATGTACCCTCCATAGTCCTTGTTTGTGGTTGTAATCTGCCTTTATGTCTTAGGgaagttatttttttgttgtcccACTGAGAGCTCCGGTGCGAGGACTCCTCGTCAGGACGCCGTCTCCCATTGCAATAAAGCTCCAGTGGTTATGGTTTGTTTTG from Sparus aurata chromosome 7, fSpaAur1.1, whole genome shotgun sequence carries:
- the calcoco1a gene encoding calcium-binding and coiled-coil domain-containing protein 1 isoform X2, with translation MEKAWLVEFRNVGCSYFPQSRVDCHYTLSSQHNWASNDWIGLFKVEWSSVKDYHTFVWALAPADYQEGTDVNCCVHFQASYLPKPSSQEYEFVYIDAKGEVCSRSSKFTFCAPKPLEDLVTLEEASHGEGEGTDMLLVVPRAELLQSRLEECLRERAELLQVQEAANRQRVKEKVEYRRAREACDRRCRELESDIAGLQEELKQSQEKMEEMERKQKEVQALGESLAQEKSTLLDAREESEARIKELEEDIKILTERTVERETELERMKERAKRAGAQRKEEESERKSMQTKLEQSEGELRSLSKEFQGLRNSLAQRDTSVLQLQSTITTLTQKLTTAHRKEAESEATLKEMRSLRERLNASERAAEGLKSDLSVTIAQRDHGQAELHQARLQAAQLTLQLADSSLALREGRARWAQERQSLQRAAEKDHERLEKLNTEMQRMEDRLQEERMERVKLEVELGREKDCNRVQLCETRRELQELKASLRVAQKEKEQLLAEKQELMEYICQLEQKMGTVASAKWSAAPIASTGRPGSALSDSEDENPEALQPLRPPRPLGHYSLCEQGEPDSLLLATPPSSPREAERSAVVINQPAPLSSPHQAGPETLAHSSDSEEESNPIPCARHSSGEETALLLPEHMDTVLSDLADTSLW
- the calcoco1a gene encoding calcium-binding and coiled-coil domain-containing protein 1 isoform X1, whose product is MEKAWLVEFRNVGCSYFPQSRVDCHYTLSSQHNWASNDWIGLFKVEWSSVKDYHTFVWALAPADYQEGTDVNCCVHFQASYLPKPSSQEYEFVYIDAKGEVCSRSSKFTFCAPKPLEDLVTLEEASHGEGEGTDMLLVVPRAELLQSRLEECLRERAELLQVQEAANRQRVKEKVEYRRAREACDRRCRELESDIAGLQEELKQSQEKMEEMERKQKEVQALGESLAQEKSTLLDAREESEARIKELEEDIKILTERTVERETELERMKERAKRAGAQRKEEESERKSMQTKLEQSEGELRSLSKEFQGLRNSLAQRDTSVLQLQSTITTLTQKLTTAHRKEAESEATLKEMRSLRERLNASERAAEGLKSDLSVTIAQRDHGQAELHQARLQAAQLTLQLADSSLALREGRARWAQERQSLQRAAEKDHERLEKLNTEMQRMEDRLQEERMERVKLEVELGREKDCNRVQLCETRRELQELKASLRVAQKEKEQLLAEKQELMEYICQLEQKMGTVASAKWSAAPIASTAGRPGSALSDSEDENPEALQPLRPPRPLGHYSLCEQGEPDSLLLATPPSSPREAERSAVVINQPAPLSSPHQAGPETLAHSSDSEEESNPIPCARHSSGEETALLLPEHMDTVLSDLADTSLW